A region from the Triticum urartu cultivar G1812 chromosome 1, Tu2.1, whole genome shotgun sequence genome encodes:
- the LOC125530063 gene encoding uncharacterized protein LOC125530063 produces the protein MSTREEQQGANKPPATVRIIETLYVEAGTAADFKSVVQRLTGRDSGASALPEQDRTTPQGADRRAGAARGGGASDAKRGS, from the coding sequence ATGTCGACGAGGGAGGAGCAGCAGGGCGCGAATAAGCCGCCGGCGACGGTGAGGATCATCGAGACGCTGTACGTCGAGGCCGGCACGGCCGCCGACTTCAAGTCCGTCGTGCAGCGGCTCACCGGCAGGGACTCTGGCGCCTCAGCCCTACCAGAGCAAGACCGGACGACTCCGCAGGGTGCTGACCGGAGGGCTGGGGCGGCGAGAGGGGGTGGCGCCTCCGACGCAAAGCGGGGCAGCTGA